The proteins below are encoded in one region of Streptomyces ficellus:
- a CDS encoding superoxide dismutase, with amino-acid sequence MTDTRSAGAHGGAAPGPVLTALRLPDGFQPESVTIGAEPVAWFGSLADGSLHRLDLVTGVGRTLGPGPGTPAAGVRVDGRGRVFVAGAFAGDARVVDGETGEILADYRLAADGPTLVADVVLTPDGAWFTDALAPVLYHLPLGPDGALPGPGDVRRVPLTGDLVYTEGLNVMGAERTPDGTALLIVQANEGVLFRVDPRTGTTTRVGLGGETLRADGLALSGTRLYGAVGIEHHLAEVRLDAAGTRGEVVRRVKDERFDAPSAVAVFGDRLYVPNSRINMTVPTPATPYEVLVLPVP; translated from the coding sequence ATGACCGACACGAGGAGTGCGGGCGCGCACGGAGGGGCGGCGCCGGGTCCGGTGCTCACGGCACTGCGGCTGCCCGACGGTTTCCAGCCGGAGTCGGTGACGATCGGCGCGGAGCCGGTCGCCTGGTTCGGTTCGCTGGCCGACGGTTCGCTGCACCGGCTGGACCTGGTCACGGGCGTGGGGCGGACGCTGGGTCCGGGACCCGGTACGCCGGCGGCGGGCGTGCGGGTCGACGGTCGCGGGCGGGTCTTCGTCGCGGGCGCTTTCGCCGGTGACGCCCGGGTCGTGGACGGGGAGACCGGCGAGATCCTCGCCGACTACCGGCTGGCGGCGGACGGCCCCACGCTGGTCGCGGACGTGGTGCTCACTCCGGACGGGGCGTGGTTCACCGACGCGCTCGCCCCGGTGCTGTACCACCTGCCGCTGGGCCCGGACGGCGCCCTGCCCGGTCCCGGTGACGTCCGCCGGGTGCCGCTCACCGGTGACCTGGTGTACACCGAGGGGCTCAACGTGATGGGCGCCGAACGCACCCCGGACGGCACCGCACTGCTGATCGTGCAGGCCAACGAGGGCGTCCTGTTCCGTGTCGACCCGCGGACGGGCACGACGACGCGCGTCGGCCTCGGGGGCGAGACGCTGCGCGCCGACGGCCTCGCGCTGTCCGGGACGAGGCTGTACGGGGCCGTCGGCATCGAGCACCACCTCGCCGAGGTCCGGCTCGACGCGGCCGGCACCCGGGGCGAGGTGGTCCGGCGCGTGAAGGACGAGCGGTTCGACGCCCCCTCGGCGGTGGCCGTGTTCGGTGACCGGCTGTACGTCCCCAACTCGCGGATCAACATGACCGTTCCGACGCCGGCCACCCCGTACGAGGTCCTCGTCCTGCCCGTCCCGTGA
- a CDS encoding NAD(P)/FAD-dependent oxidoreductase, which yields MTGQRVVVVGAGQAGSDAAAALRERGFTGEVTLVGEEGAVPYQRPPLSKAYLAGRMDAAGLDLRPEEFYSAHGIERVRQDRVTRIDRDAGAVVLASGRTLPYDRLVLATGARPRSLPVPGAGLTGVRVLRSLADADALRRALAGARHLAVIGGGFIGLELAATASGLGVRTAVVEAGTRVMGRTVGPEVSARLAAEHEAHGVELFLGREVTALAGDRDGHVRVVELNDGRRIPADVVVVGIGVLPEVELAADAGLEVGGGIVVDARLRTSDRAVYAIGDCARFPSPHAAGRLRLESVQNASDQARHVAAELCGASAPYTAVPWFWTDQYDLRVQIAGVVRAHDHRVTVGDPAGRFSVLCFRDGLLVGTESVNRPADHMITRRLLASDGPRPTPDEAARPGFDLKTWRAPSPVTA from the coding sequence ATGACCGGGCAGCGGGTGGTCGTCGTGGGTGCCGGTCAGGCCGGTTCGGACGCGGCGGCCGCGCTTCGCGAGCGCGGCTTCACCGGTGAGGTCACGCTGGTCGGTGAGGAGGGGGCGGTCCCGTACCAGCGCCCTCCGCTGTCCAAGGCGTACCTCGCGGGCCGGATGGACGCCGCCGGACTGGATCTGCGCCCGGAGGAGTTCTACTCCGCGCACGGCATCGAGCGGGTGCGCCAGGACCGGGTGACGCGGATCGACCGGGACGCCGGAGCCGTCGTCCTGGCGTCCGGGCGGACCCTTCCCTACGACCGGCTGGTGCTGGCCACCGGGGCCCGGCCGCGGTCGTTGCCGGTGCCGGGGGCCGGGCTCACCGGTGTGCGGGTCCTGCGGAGCCTGGCCGACGCCGACGCGCTGCGCCGCGCGCTGGCCGGGGCGCGTCATCTGGCCGTCATCGGCGGCGGGTTCATCGGTCTGGAGCTCGCGGCGACGGCGAGCGGGCTGGGCGTGCGGACGGCGGTCGTCGAGGCCGGCACCCGGGTCATGGGGCGGACGGTGGGCCCGGAGGTCTCGGCGCGGCTGGCCGCCGAGCACGAGGCGCACGGCGTGGAGCTGTTCCTCGGGCGTGAGGTGACCGCGCTGGCGGGCGACCGGGACGGGCACGTCCGGGTGGTCGAGCTGAACGACGGACGGCGCATCCCCGCCGATGTGGTCGTCGTGGGCATCGGTGTGCTGCCGGAGGTGGAGCTGGCGGCGGACGCGGGGCTGGAGGTGGGCGGCGGGATCGTCGTCGACGCACGGCTGCGCACCAGCGACCGGGCCGTGTACGCCATCGGGGACTGCGCCCGGTTCCCCAGTCCGCACGCGGCGGGCCGGCTGCGGCTGGAGTCCGTGCAGAACGCCTCCGACCAGGCCCGGCACGTGGCGGCCGAGCTGTGCGGCGCGTCGGCGCCGTACACGGCGGTGCCGTGGTTCTGGACGGACCAGTACGACCTGCGGGTGCAGATCGCGGGCGTGGTCCGGGCGCACGACCACCGGGTGACGGTGGGGGACCCGGCGGGGCGGTTCTCCGTGCTGTGCTTCCGCGACGGCCTGCTGGTGGGCACCGAGTCGGTGAACCGCCCGGCCGACCACATGATCACTCGCCGGCTGCTGGCCTCGGACGGCCCCCGGCCCACCCCGGACGAGGCGGCGCGGCCCGGGTTCGACCTCAAGACCTGGCGGGCGCCCTCCCCCGTCACCGCCTGA
- a CDS encoding 2Fe-2S iron-sulfur cluster-binding protein: MAKIRYTHPDGSETVVDVPEPNSVMRGAKLNNVPGIEAQCGGSAQCGTCHVYIDEANTLPLPPMDEVEDDVLYGTASPRRETSRLSCQLPVSDAIDGLVVHLPEVQS; encoded by the coding sequence ATGGCCAAGATCAGGTATACGCATCCGGACGGCAGTGAGACCGTGGTCGACGTTCCGGAACCGAACAGCGTCATGCGCGGCGCGAAGCTCAACAACGTGCCCGGCATCGAGGCGCAGTGCGGCGGTTCCGCCCAGTGCGGCACCTGCCACGTGTACATAGACGAGGCCAATACGCTGCCGCTGCCGCCGATGGACGAGGTCGAGGACGACGTGCTGTACGGCACGGCCAGTCCGCGGCGTGAGACGAGCCGGCTGAGCTGCCAGTTGCCCGTGTCCGACGCGATCGACGGGCTGGTCGTGCACCTGCCGGAGGTCCAGAGCTGA
- a CDS encoding alpha/beta hydrolase yields MATTRSATTPTDPLSEFRAQRPVWTTTTTGDGTTVEHTTIEVPADYAHPGGARLTLALSRHRATDPARRRGILLSVNGGPGGDWGRGRGLAAAYTGTPVHEAYDLIGFDPRGTGASTPLHAEVTLPTAPFDSRPPDSAFAALTEDMRLRELACERAGGTLRPHISTRNTARDMDLIRAVLGEERISFVGYAYGAYVGAVYGTMFPDRLDRSVLDSCVHPDWTWREQFLWQGDAVQRNVDQWARWTADRHDRFGLGRAPGQVLATVEDVVARLEKLDDGSHLRTLLDGAVGNRAADRARWAELADLVGGVRDATAADDTTTARTLLSEQGTWRPSDNEGELRTAVLEAVTLEHEWPSDPEVYYRDMREFRERFPYGYGVLRAQPWVGAFRTFTAPEEPVAPARDGYPVGLIVQADGDPMDHYAGGVAMAERLAHHLITVEDSGDHEVYALLGNPHVDDLVNAYLVDGVLPPPRVSVPGTTPRPDVPADSDSRNVQRSTSA; encoded by the coding sequence GTGGCAACCACTCGGTCCGCGACCACACCGACCGACCCGCTGAGCGAGTTCCGCGCCCAGCGGCCGGTCTGGACGACGACCACGACCGGCGACGGCACCACGGTCGAGCACACGACCATCGAGGTCCCTGCCGACTACGCCCACCCCGGCGGGGCGCGCCTCACGCTCGCCCTCAGCCGCCACCGGGCGACCGACCCGGCCCGCCGGCGCGGCATCCTGCTCTCCGTCAACGGCGGTCCCGGCGGCGACTGGGGCAGGGGAAGGGGCCTCGCGGCCGCGTACACCGGCACACCCGTGCACGAGGCGTACGACCTGATCGGCTTCGACCCCCGCGGCACCGGGGCCTCCACACCCCTGCACGCCGAAGTCACCCTGCCCACGGCGCCCTTCGACTCCCGCCCCCCGGACTCCGCGTTCGCCGCGCTCACCGAGGACATGCGGCTGCGGGAACTGGCCTGCGAACGGGCGGGCGGCACCCTGCGCCCCCACATCAGCACCCGCAACACCGCCCGGGACATGGACCTGATCCGCGCCGTGCTCGGCGAGGAGCGGATCAGCTTCGTGGGCTACGCCTACGGCGCGTACGTCGGCGCCGTGTACGGCACGATGTTCCCGGACCGGCTGGACCGCAGCGTCCTCGACTCCTGCGTCCACCCGGACTGGACGTGGCGCGAGCAGTTCCTCTGGCAGGGCGACGCGGTGCAGCGGAACGTCGACCAGTGGGCGCGCTGGACCGCCGACCGCCACGACCGCTTCGGGCTCGGCCGGGCGCCCGGTCAGGTCCTCGCCACCGTCGAGGACGTCGTCGCCCGGCTGGAGAAGCTCGACGACGGCAGCCACCTGCGCACCCTCCTCGACGGAGCCGTCGGCAACCGCGCCGCGGACCGGGCCCGGTGGGCCGAACTGGCCGACCTGGTCGGCGGAGTCCGGGACGCCACCGCCGCCGACGACACCACGACGGCCCGCACCCTGCTGTCCGAACAGGGCACCTGGCGGCCGAGTGACAACGAGGGCGAGCTGCGCACGGCCGTGCTCGAAGCGGTGACCCTGGAACACGAGTGGCCCAGCGACCCGGAGGTCTACTACCGGGACATGCGGGAGTTCCGCGAGCGGTTCCCCTACGGGTACGGGGTGCTGCGCGCCCAGCCGTGGGTCGGCGCCTTCCGCACCTTCACCGCACCCGAGGAACCGGTCGCCCCCGCCCGCGACGGCTACCCGGTGGGCCTGATCGTCCAGGCCGACGGCGACCCCATGGACCACTACGCCGGAGGCGTCGCCATGGCGGAGCGCCTCGCGCACCACCTGATCACCGTCGAGGACTCGGGCGACCACGAGGTCTACGCCCTCCTCGGCAACCCGCACGTGGACGACCTCGTCAACGCCTACCTCGTCGACGGCGTACTGCCGCCGCCGCGGGTCAGCGTCCCCGGAACCACCCCCAGGCCGGACGTCCCGGCCGACTCCGATTCCCGCAACGTACAGAGGAGCACCTCCGCATGA
- a CDS encoding class I SAM-dependent methyltransferase, translating into MNTAEVLDLYDRADIYEAIYRGRGKDYAAESAVTVRAVLDRKPDATSLLDVACGTGSHLRYFSERFAHVEGVDLSDDMVRTARTKVPGVPIHQGDMRDLRLERSFSAVTCMFSSVGYLATTAELDAALRSFARHLTPGGVAVVEPWWSPDTFLPGYVAGNVVEVDGRTISRVSHTVRHDEHCVSRMEVHYVVAEPEHGIQHFTDTHVMTLFTREQYEHAFRAAGLSVEFVPYDQAGPGLFVGVLGADR; encoded by the coding sequence GTGAACACGGCAGAGGTCCTGGACCTGTACGACAGGGCCGACATCTACGAGGCGATCTACCGCGGGCGCGGCAAGGACTACGCGGCCGAGTCGGCCGTCACCGTCCGGGCCGTCCTCGACCGGAAGCCCGACGCGACATCCCTGCTGGACGTCGCCTGCGGCACCGGATCCCATCTGCGGTACTTCTCCGAGCGGTTCGCCCACGTCGAGGGCGTCGACCTGTCGGACGACATGGTGCGTACCGCACGGACCAAGGTGCCCGGCGTCCCGATCCACCAGGGCGACATGCGCGACCTCCGGCTGGAACGTTCCTTCTCCGCCGTCACCTGCATGTTCAGCTCCGTGGGCTACCTGGCGACGACCGCGGAGCTGGACGCGGCGCTGCGCTCCTTCGCCCGGCACCTGACGCCCGGCGGAGTGGCCGTCGTCGAGCCGTGGTGGTCCCCCGACACCTTCCTGCCGGGCTACGTGGCCGGGAACGTGGTCGAGGTCGACGGGCGGACGATCTCCCGCGTCTCGCACACCGTGCGCCACGACGAGCACTGTGTGAGCCGGATGGAGGTGCACTACGTGGTCGCCGAACCGGAGCACGGCATCCAGCACTTCACCGACACGCACGTGATGACGCTGTTCACCCGCGAGCAGTACGAGCACGCGTTCCGCGCCGCCGGGCTGTCCGTGGAGTTCGTGCCGTACGACCAGGCCGGCCCCGGGCTGTTCGTCGGCGTGCTCGGCGCGGACCGATGA
- a CDS encoding MDR family NADP-dependent oxidoreductase: MTTPRIPSTAQEVHLAARPDGDITLDHFAVVETEVRRPGSGEVLVRNEYMALAYAMSFMLSLEPDPDLPFPTFEVGEPLWFPAVGTVVASESPDLAVGDVVSHNLGWREYAVAAAEEFTKLDAGSLPDVKHFLAQQGPTAFWGVKSADIREGDTVFVSGAAGGVGSLAGQIAKCLGAKRVIGSAGSDEKVEYVVKELGFDAAFNYKEGSLGDRLAELAPDGVDVYFDTVGGDQFEAAMQNAAHGARFVLCGALSGKNPTLDLDPAVGRDVVIKGFSTPYTPDAIADWQRQFGEWLREGRIVFPHSVVEGGPEQAPKAFLGLLGGEYKGQVLVRLARD, translated from the coding sequence GTGACCACCCCCCGAATTCCCTCCACCGCGCAGGAAGTGCACCTCGCCGCACGGCCGGACGGTGACATCACGCTCGACCACTTCGCCGTGGTGGAGACGGAGGTGCGCCGTCCCGGTTCCGGAGAGGTGCTGGTGCGCAACGAGTACATGGCACTCGCGTACGCGATGAGCTTCATGCTGAGCCTGGAGCCCGACCCGGACCTGCCGTTCCCCACCTTCGAGGTGGGCGAGCCGCTGTGGTTCCCGGCGGTCGGCACCGTCGTCGCGTCGGAGAGCCCGGACCTGGCCGTGGGTGACGTGGTGTCCCACAACCTCGGCTGGCGCGAGTACGCCGTCGCGGCGGCCGAGGAGTTCACCAAGCTGGACGCCGGCTCGCTGCCCGACGTCAAGCACTTCCTGGCCCAGCAGGGCCCCACGGCGTTCTGGGGGGTGAAGAGCGCCGACATCCGCGAGGGTGACACGGTGTTCGTCTCCGGCGCCGCGGGCGGTGTGGGCTCGCTGGCCGGCCAGATCGCGAAGTGCCTCGGCGCCAAGCGCGTCATCGGCAGCGCGGGCAGCGACGAGAAGGTCGAGTACGTGGTGAAGGAGCTCGGCTTCGACGCCGCGTTCAACTACAAGGAGGGGTCGCTCGGCGACCGCCTCGCCGAGCTGGCCCCCGACGGCGTCGACGTGTACTTCGACACCGTCGGCGGCGACCAGTTCGAGGCCGCGATGCAGAACGCCGCGCACGGCGCCCGCTTCGTCCTGTGCGGTGCGCTGTCCGGCAAGAACCCGACCCTGGACCTGGACCCGGCCGTCGGCCGGGACGTGGTCATCAAGGGCTTCAGCACCCCGTACACGCCGGACGCCATCGCGGACTGGCAGCGGCAGTTCGGCGAGTGGCTGCGCGAGGGCCGCATCGTCTTCCCGCACAGCGTCGTCGAGGGCGGCCCGGAGCAGGCGCCGAAGGCGTTCCTCGGGCTGCTGGGCGGCGAGTACAAGGGCCAGGTGCTCGTCAGGCTGGCCCGGGACTGA
- a CDS encoding nucleotide disphospho-sugar-binding domain-containing protein, translating to MRILVNTGPSHGLYFPVVPMAWALRAAGHDVLVAGTEGLGPLVSGSGLPFVAVPGPYHTSEAMITDRAGQRLVPPDDEAGVLEHMGRGFARLAARTHDGLSDVVRRWRPDLVLSDVHAYGAGLVAREHGVPWVEHSIGLGYRHRPVMDKWGAEELAPELERAGLAGLPQADLTLDVCPPSLRAEEAATVQPLRYAPYDAPGTLPEWVLREPERPRLLLSMGTVWPAIGGAPLLGRLVAALASLDVDIVAAVDDQYLEQLGPLPPQVVGAGWMPLGSVLPGCDVVVHHGGGGLTMAALRAGLPQLQVRYLITAEQFDSGRRLAELGVGRQAVSEELDLDAVVESTTALLRDSGYRERAGKVRDEIAAMPPATDVVAVIEALAGA from the coding sequence ATGAGAATTCTGGTGAACACCGGCCCGTCGCACGGGCTGTACTTCCCCGTCGTGCCCATGGCCTGGGCCCTGCGCGCCGCCGGGCACGACGTCCTGGTCGCCGGCACCGAGGGCCTGGGCCCCCTGGTGAGCGGCTCGGGACTGCCGTTCGTCGCCGTCCCCGGCCCGTACCACACCAGCGAGGCCATGATCACGGACCGGGCCGGGCAGCGGCTGGTCCCGCCGGACGACGAGGCCGGCGTCCTGGAGCACATGGGCCGGGGCTTCGCCCGGCTCGCCGCCCGCACCCATGACGGCCTGTCGGACGTCGTCCGGCGCTGGCGCCCCGACCTGGTCCTGAGCGACGTGCACGCCTACGGGGCGGGCCTGGTCGCCCGCGAGCACGGGGTGCCGTGGGTCGAGCACAGCATCGGGCTCGGCTACCGCCACCGGCCCGTCATGGACAAGTGGGGCGCCGAGGAGCTGGCGCCCGAGCTGGAGCGCGCCGGGCTCGCGGGCCTGCCGCAGGCCGACCTGACGCTGGACGTGTGCCCCCCGAGCCTGCGGGCGGAGGAGGCGGCCACCGTCCAGCCGCTGCGGTACGCGCCGTACGACGCCCCGGGCACCCTGCCCGAGTGGGTGCTGCGGGAGCCGGAGCGGCCCCGGCTGCTGCTGAGCATGGGCACCGTGTGGCCCGCGATCGGCGGCGCGCCGCTGCTGGGCCGCCTGGTGGCCGCCCTGGCGTCGCTGGACGTGGACATCGTCGCGGCCGTCGACGACCAGTACCTGGAGCAGCTCGGGCCGCTGCCGCCGCAGGTCGTCGGCGCCGGGTGGATGCCGCTCGGCTCGGTGCTGCCGGGCTGCGACGTGGTGGTGCACCACGGCGGCGGGGGACTGACGATGGCGGCGCTGCGGGCCGGGCTGCCGCAGCTGCAGGTCCGCTACCTCATCACGGCCGAGCAGTTCGACAGCGGTCGCCGGCTGGCGGAGCTGGGTGTGGGACGGCAGGCGGTGAGCGAGGAACTCGACCTGGACGCGGTGGTGGAGAGCACCACGGCACTGCTGCGGGACAGCGGATACCGGGAGCGGGCGGGGAAGGTCCGCGACGAGATCGCGGCCATGCCGCCCGCCACCGACGTCGTCGCGGTGATCGAAGCGCTCGCCGGCGCCTGA
- a CDS encoding SDR family NAD(P)-dependent oxidoreductase: MTGHGTNGSARPHGADGTGGASRFRGAGVVVTGAGRGIGAALCRRFAAEGARVVVNDRHEDRARALAAEIGGLALPGDAAGALVPAARDLLGGPVDVYCANAGVATAGGPDVPDDGWSSALDVNLMAHVRAARDLLPDWLERGSGRFVSVVSAAGLLTMVGSAPYAVSKHAALAFAEWLSVTYRHRGVAVHAVCPRGVRTAMHATAGSSGGLTLTSAPIGPEEVAQALFDGMAEDRFLVLPHPEVADHAQARLADHEGWLREINGYQRARES, encoded by the coding sequence ATGACCGGGCACGGCACGAACGGGTCGGCGCGGCCGCACGGGGCGGACGGGACGGGCGGGGCGTCGCGGTTCCGCGGGGCGGGCGTGGTGGTCACCGGGGCGGGCCGTGGCATCGGCGCCGCGCTGTGCCGCCGCTTCGCCGCCGAGGGCGCCCGGGTCGTCGTCAACGACCGGCACGAGGACCGGGCACGGGCGCTGGCGGCCGAGATCGGCGGGCTGGCCCTGCCGGGCGACGCCGCCGGCGCGCTGGTCCCGGCCGCCCGCGACCTGCTCGGCGGGCCCGTGGACGTCTACTGCGCCAACGCCGGGGTCGCCACGGCGGGCGGCCCGGACGTACCGGACGACGGCTGGTCCTCGGCGCTGGACGTCAACCTCATGGCGCACGTACGGGCCGCGCGGGACCTGCTGCCGGACTGGCTGGAACGCGGGAGCGGCCGGTTCGTATCGGTGGTGTCCGCCGCCGGGCTCCTGACGATGGTGGGGTCGGCCCCGTACGCGGTGTCCAAGCACGCGGCGCTCGCGTTCGCCGAGTGGCTGTCGGTCACCTACCGGCACCGCGGGGTGGCCGTGCACGCCGTCTGCCCGCGCGGGGTGCGCACCGCGATGCACGCGACGGCCGGCTCCTCCGGCGGGCTCACCCTCACGTCCGCGCCCATCGGCCCGGAGGAGGTGGCGCAGGCCCTGTTCGACGGCATGGCGGAGGACCGGTTCCTGGTCCTGCCCCATCCGGAGGTGGCGGACCACGCGCAGGCCCGCCTCGCCGACCACGAGGGCTGGCTCCGCGAGATCAACGGTTACCAGCGGGCGCGCGAGTCCTGA
- a CDS encoding MFS transporter, protein MTLKTLRTPDTPAKAAGRLRLILTACCLGQFMNVLDASVVNVALPVIGAELGFAPTGLSWVNNAYTITVCGFLLLGGRLADLFGQRRVFLAGVALFTLASSVGGMADDPSTLVLARAFQGLGAAVMAPATLTVLGTTFTAPGARARAFGMWSVISGAAGAVGVLAGGLITEWLSWRWILLVNVPIGLLLMALVRWVVPETPGRPEGRRGLDVPGALTVTGGLMALAYGIAESHTYGWHAPRVIAGLAAGAILLALFVLIQARFATSPLVPPAIFRNRAVTTANLVAFFSIAALFSTFYFFTLVLQQVLGYSPLHTGLSYLPLSLGIAFGGFGVSSFVPRTGPRPVLIGGLALSVAGLMWLSGVDEHSGYTADVLGPALLLGFGMGAVLNATTNAATSGLPPRQAGLASGLLNTTRQLGSAIGLVTLATLSAARAESEVARGLTTPQALASGYGLALFCAALFALAGLLAALAVPASRPVRKGSRASRGDTETLAA, encoded by the coding sequence ATGACGCTTAAGACCCTGCGTACGCCCGACACCCCCGCCAAGGCGGCCGGACGCCTCCGGCTGATCCTCACCGCCTGCTGCCTGGGCCAGTTCATGAACGTGCTGGACGCCTCCGTCGTGAACGTCGCCCTGCCGGTGATCGGCGCCGAACTGGGCTTCGCACCCACCGGTCTGAGCTGGGTGAACAACGCCTACACCATCACCGTCTGCGGCTTCCTGCTGCTGGGCGGGCGGCTCGCCGACCTCTTCGGACAGCGCCGCGTCTTCCTGGCCGGGGTCGCCCTGTTCACCCTCGCCAGCAGCGTCGGCGGGATGGCCGACGACCCCTCGACCCTCGTCCTCGCCCGCGCCTTCCAGGGGCTGGGCGCCGCCGTGATGGCCCCGGCGACCCTCACCGTGCTCGGGACGACCTTCACCGCGCCCGGCGCGCGGGCCAGGGCCTTCGGCATGTGGAGCGTGATCTCGGGCGCCGCGGGCGCGGTGGGCGTCCTCGCCGGCGGGCTGATCACCGAATGGCTCTCCTGGCGCTGGATCCTGCTGGTGAACGTCCCCATCGGCCTGCTACTCATGGCGCTCGTGCGCTGGGTGGTCCCCGAGACGCCCGGGCGCCCGGAGGGACGCCGGGGCCTGGACGTACCCGGCGCCCTCACCGTCACCGGCGGGCTGATGGCACTGGCGTACGGCATCGCGGAGTCGCACACCTACGGCTGGCACGCGCCCCGCGTCATCGCGGGCCTGGCCGCCGGAGCGATCCTGCTGGCGCTCTTCGTCCTGATCCAGGCCAGGTTCGCCACCTCACCGCTGGTGCCGCCGGCCATCTTCCGCAACCGCGCGGTGACCACCGCCAACCTGGTGGCGTTCTTCAGCATCGCCGCGCTGTTCAGCACCTTCTACTTCTTCACCCTGGTCCTCCAGCAGGTCCTGGGCTACAGCCCCCTGCACACCGGTCTCAGCTACCTGCCCCTGTCGCTGGGCATCGCCTTCGGCGGCTTCGGGGTGTCGTCCTTCGTGCCGCGGACCGGCCCGCGGCCCGTCCTCATCGGCGGGCTCGCCCTGTCGGTCGCCGGCCTGATGTGGCTGTCCGGGGTCGACGAGCACTCCGGCTACACGGCCGACGTCCTCGGCCCCGCCCTGCTGCTCGGCTTCGGCATGGGCGCCGTCCTCAACGCCACCACCAACGCCGCCACCTCGGGCCTGCCGCCTCGCCAGGCCGGGCTCGCGTCCGGGCTGCTGAACACCACCCGCCAGCTCGGCAGCGCCATCGGGCTCGTCACCCTGGCGACCCTGTCCGCCGCACGGGCCGAGTCGGAGGTGGCCCGCGGGCTGACCACGCCCCAGGCGCTGGCATCCGGCTACGGCCTGGCCCTGTTCTGCGCGGCGCTGTTCGCCCTGGCCGGACTGCTCGCCGCACTCGCCGTACCCGCCTCCCGGCCGGTCCGGAAGGGGTCCAGAGCCTCTCGAGGCGACACGGAGACGCTGGCCGCCTGA
- a CDS encoding dTDP-4-dehydrorhamnose 3,5-epimerase family protein, whose amino-acid sequence MKARELAVEGAFAFTPEVFHDDRGMFLSPHQEEAFTQALGRPLFPVAQCSYSVSRRGVVRGVHYTATPPGMAKYAYCTRGAALDVVVDTRVGSPTFGTWDSVVLDTRECQAVLLPTGVGHLFVALEDDTAVSYLLSTAYAAEREHALSPLDPALGLPIPDDITPVLSERDRAAPTLAEAERAGLLPRYADCRALDLSGARP is encoded by the coding sequence GTGAAGGCGCGGGAGCTGGCGGTCGAGGGCGCGTTCGCCTTCACCCCCGAGGTGTTCCACGACGACCGGGGCATGTTCCTGTCGCCCCACCAGGAGGAGGCGTTCACCCAGGCCCTGGGGCGCCCGCTGTTCCCGGTGGCGCAGTGCAGCTACAGCGTCTCGCGGCGCGGCGTCGTCCGGGGCGTCCACTACACCGCGACACCGCCCGGCATGGCCAAGTACGCGTACTGCACCCGCGGCGCGGCGCTGGACGTGGTGGTCGACACCCGGGTCGGCTCGCCCACCTTCGGCACCTGGGACTCGGTGGTCCTCGACACGCGGGAGTGCCAGGCGGTGCTGCTCCCGACGGGCGTCGGGCACCTGTTCGTCGCCCTGGAGGACGACACCGCCGTCTCGTACCTGCTGTCGACCGCCTACGCCGCCGAGCGCGAGCACGCGCTCTCCCCCCTCGACCCGGCACTGGGCCTGCCGATCCCGGACGACATCACCCCGGTGCTGTCGGAGCGGGACCGGGCGGCCCCCACCCTCGCCGAGGCAGAGCGCGCCGGGCTCCTCCCCCGCTACGCGGACTGCCGCGCGCTCGACCTGTCCGGTGCGCGCCCATGA